Proteins encoded in a region of the Salinicoccus sp. RF5 genome:
- the pnp gene encoding polyribonucleotide nucleotidyltransferase, with product MESAKKVYETEWGRHKLTVEYGEMAKQANGAVLVRYGETVVLSTATASKEPRDLPFFPLTVAYEEKLYAAGKIPGGFNKREGRPSEEATLTSRLIDRPIRPLFPDGYRNDVQVMSIVLSVDPNASPQMAAMLGSSLALGVSDIPFDGPIAGVTVGLIDGEFIINPSTDELEHSEIELQVAGTKDAVNMVEAGAKEVSEETMLKAIMFGHESIRKMVEFQQEILDELHVEKRVFEQPETDADLKRDMEEKAQSLGLYDAIQDPDKKSREDAISEAKKRILETLDETDENYEEIHAEASAIVEGLLKEEVRRLITEEKVRPDGREPAEIRPLNSQAGILPRAHGSGLFTRGQTQALSICTLGALGEHQIIDGLGVEENKRFMHHYNFPNFSVGETGPIRGPGRREIGHGALGERALYQVIPNETEFPYTIRLVSEVLESNGSSSQASICGSTLALMDAGVPIKAPVAGIAMGLVMKGDQYTILSDIQGMEDALGDMDFKVAGTENGITAIQMDIKIEGLSEDILREALAQARGGRQEILDNMLATISEPRAELSKYAPKVEIMHIKPDKIRDVIGPGGKKINEIIDETGVKLDIEQDGTVFIGHSDASMIERAKEIIKDLTRVAEVGEIYMAEVRRIEKFGAFVQLFPGKDALVHISQLDTSRVGKVEDVVKIGDKFLVKVTNIDNQGRVNASRKVLLEDEKGE from the coding sequence ATAGAATCAGCAAAAAAAGTGTACGAAACAGAATGGGGTAGGCATAAGCTTACTGTCGAGTATGGAGAAATGGCGAAACAGGCGAACGGTGCCGTACTCGTCCGCTACGGGGAGACTGTAGTACTGAGTACAGCCACAGCATCAAAAGAGCCGAGGGATCTGCCATTCTTCCCATTGACAGTAGCCTATGAAGAGAAGCTCTATGCAGCTGGGAAGATCCCCGGCGGCTTCAACAAGCGGGAAGGCAGGCCAAGTGAGGAAGCGACCCTTACAAGCCGTCTGATCGACCGTCCGATCCGCCCGCTGTTCCCCGATGGCTACAGGAATGATGTACAGGTCATGTCCATCGTGCTGTCGGTCGACCCGAATGCATCCCCGCAGATGGCGGCGATGCTCGGTTCCTCCCTGGCACTCGGCGTGAGTGATATTCCTTTCGACGGGCCGATTGCAGGTGTGACCGTCGGACTCATCGATGGGGAATTCATCATCAATCCGTCTACAGATGAACTTGAACACTCCGAGATCGAGCTCCAGGTGGCAGGCACGAAGGATGCCGTCAACATGGTTGAAGCCGGTGCGAAGGAAGTGTCTGAGGAGACGATGCTCAAAGCAATCATGTTCGGGCATGAGAGCATCAGGAAGATGGTGGAGTTCCAGCAGGAGATCCTTGATGAACTGCACGTTGAGAAACGTGTATTCGAGCAGCCGGAGACGGATGCGGACCTGAAACGGGATATGGAGGAGAAGGCACAGTCATTGGGCCTCTACGATGCCATCCAGGATCCGGACAAGAAATCGCGTGAAGATGCGATCAGTGAAGCGAAGAAGCGCATCCTCGAGACGCTGGACGAAACGGATGAGAACTATGAAGAAATCCATGCCGAGGCTTCCGCAATCGTGGAAGGGCTGCTTAAAGAGGAAGTCCGTCGTCTCATCACGGAGGAGAAGGTACGTCCGGACGGCCGTGAACCTGCCGAGATCAGACCATTGAACTCCCAGGCAGGCATCCTGCCGAGGGCGCATGGTTCAGGCCTGTTCACAAGGGGGCAGACACAGGCGCTCTCGATCTGTACACTGGGCGCACTCGGTGAACACCAGATCATCGACGGCCTTGGTGTAGAGGAGAACAAGCGGTTCATGCACCACTACAACTTCCCGAACTTCTCGGTGGGTGAAACCGGCCCGATCAGAGGGCCGGGGCGCCGTGAAATCGGTCATGGTGCGCTCGGTGAGCGGGCACTCTATCAGGTCATTCCGAACGAAACGGAATTTCCATATACGATCCGTCTCGTATCAGAAGTGCTGGAATCCAATGGATCGAGCTCCCAGGCATCCATCTGCGGCTCCACCCTGGCTCTTATGGACGCCGGTGTGCCGATCAAGGCGCCAGTCGCCGGAATCGCTATGGGCCTCGTCATGAAGGGGGACCAGTACACGATCCTCTCGGATATCCAGGGCATGGAGGATGCACTCGGAGACATGGACTTCAAGGTTGCCGGTACAGAAAACGGCATCACTGCCATACAGATGGACATCAAAATCGAGGGGCTGAGCGAAGACATCCTGAGGGAAGCCCTCGCACAGGCAAGGGGCGGCCGTCAGGAAATCCTCGACAACATGCTTGCGACGATCAGCGAACCCCGTGCAGAGCTCAGCAAGTATGCGCCGAAGGTTGAAATCATGCACATCAAACCGGATAAGATCCGTGATGTCATCGGACCCGGTGGCAAGAAGATTAATGAGATCATTGATGAAACGGGCGTCAAGCTCGATATCGAACAGGATGGCACAGTATTCATCGGCCATAGCGACGCTTCCATGATAGAGAGGGCCAAGGAGATCATCAAGGACCTGACACGTGTCGCAGAAGTCGGGGAGATCTACATGGCGGAAGTAAGACGCATCGAAAAGTTCGGTGCATTCGTCCAGCTGTTCCCAGGCAAGGATGCCCTCGTCCACATTTCACAGCTGGATACGTCCAGGGTAGGGAAAGTGGAGGATGTCGTGAAGATCGGGGACAAGTTCCTGGTGAAGGTGACGAACATCGACAACCAGGGCAGAGTAAATGCCTCACGCAAAGTATTGCTGGAGGATGAAAAAGGAGAGTAA
- the rpsO gene encoding 30S ribosomal protein S15: MAITQERKNELIQEYRTHESDTGSPEVQIAVLTAEITALNDHLRTHKKDHHSRRGLLKMVGRRKHLLTYLRNKDIQRYRELIKRLGLRR; encoded by the coding sequence ATGGCAATTACACAAGAACGCAAAAATGAACTGATTCAGGAATACCGTACGCATGAATCCGATACAGGATCACCAGAGGTGCAGATCGCTGTACTGACTGCTGAAATCACAGCACTCAACGATCACCTGCGCACCCACAAGAAAGACCACCACTCCAGAAGAGGTCTTCTCAAAATGGTCGGACGCAGAAAACACCTGCTGACTTACCTGCGTAACAAAGATATTCAGAGATACCGTGAACTGATCAAAAGACTCGGTCTCCGTCGATAA
- the ribF gene encoding riboflavin biosynthesis protein RibF produces MKIYRLHYPHDQQELNLEPSAVAVGFFDGLHRGHEDVIGRMEDIAEAEGLKKAVMTFDPHPSVVLSPKKQRTTYLTPLDIKLEMLEEKRIDYCFVINFSSALAGLEPDFFVDQYIVRMNVREVVAGFDFTYGRYGRGTIDTLKAHDEFNTTGVEKITEGEEKISTTRIREALAKNELEHANLILGRPYEVKGVVVQGEKRGRTIGFPTANIEPEYRYHLPAKGVYAVTLRLDNEDRVYSGVCNVGVKPTFHDNLERVSIEVHLFDFDRSIYGENVTVYWHHFIRREQKFSGIDELTGQIAKDKQKAVELLENI; encoded by the coding sequence ATGAAAATTTACAGACTCCACTATCCACATGATCAGCAAGAACTCAATCTGGAACCTTCTGCAGTCGCGGTGGGCTTCTTCGACGGTCTCCACAGGGGCCATGAGGATGTCATCGGCAGAATGGAGGATATCGCGGAAGCGGAAGGCCTGAAGAAGGCGGTGATGACCTTCGATCCGCATCCGTCGGTCGTCCTGAGTCCGAAGAAACAGCGTACGACATATTTGACGCCGCTTGACATCAAGCTTGAGATGCTTGAGGAGAAGAGGATCGACTACTGCTTCGTCATCAACTTCTCAAGTGCCCTGGCCGGGCTTGAGCCCGACTTCTTCGTCGATCAGTACATCGTGCGGATGAATGTCAGGGAAGTGGTGGCCGGATTCGACTTTACATACGGCAGGTATGGTAGGGGCACCATCGATACACTGAAGGCCCATGACGAATTCAACACGACCGGTGTCGAAAAGATTACAGAGGGCGAAGAGAAGATATCAACGACACGCATCCGTGAGGCTCTGGCCAAGAACGAGCTGGAGCACGCCAACCTGATTCTCGGACGCCCCTATGAAGTGAAGGGCGTCGTCGTCCAGGGTGAGAAGCGCGGGCGTACAATCGGATTCCCGACTGCCAATATAGAACCCGAATACCGGTACCATCTTCCGGCGAAGGGCGTCTATGCAGTGACCCTGCGACTCGATAATGAAGACAGGGTCTACAGCGGTGTATGCAATGTCGGGGTCAAACCGACCTTCCATGACAACCTGGAACGCGTGTCGATTGAAGTGCACCTGTTCGACTTCGACCGCAGCATCTACGGGGAGAATGTGACCGTCTACTGGCACCATTTCATACGCAGGGAGCAGAAGTTCTCCGGCATAGATGAGCTGACGGGGCAGATTGCGAAAGATAAGCAAAAAGCCGTTGAACTACTTGAAAACATATGA
- the truB gene encoding tRNA pseudouridine(55) synthase TruB, with the protein MHGVIPVNKPKGLTSHDVVMRMRRILHMKKVGHTGTLDPEVTGVLPICIGEGTKLTEYLQTKKKRYHAEVTLGFSTDTEDQTGEVTGRSEGVTGISDEAIDQAIGSFPGSYHQMVPKYASVRVDGRKLYEYARKGIEVERPVREVFIHEIERTGRVEREAGLVRFSLDVSCSKGTYIRTLAVDIGRQLGVEAHMSALVRTESCGLTLDRAVTLEALQEGEPRGFIVPISELIEDLPSVEITDESFFFKIRNGQKMDKSDIIEKVGKDDADMVAFTSEGVPVGIYYDHPEHTDIMKPYKMFNI; encoded by the coding sequence ATGCATGGGGTAATACCTGTCAATAAACCAAAAGGACTGACCAGCCATGATGTGGTCATGCGCATGCGCAGGATACTACATATGAAGAAGGTGGGACATACCGGCACTCTGGATCCGGAAGTTACAGGCGTCCTGCCAATCTGCATCGGGGAGGGGACCAAGCTCACCGAATATCTGCAGACGAAGAAGAAGCGTTATCACGCCGAGGTGACACTCGGATTCTCGACGGATACGGAAGACCAGACAGGTGAAGTCACCGGGAGAAGCGAGGGTGTCACGGGCATCTCCGATGAAGCGATCGATCAGGCGATCGGCTCCTTCCCGGGGAGCTACCATCAGATGGTGCCGAAGTATGCGTCCGTCAGGGTGGATGGACGGAAGCTGTATGAATATGCGCGGAAGGGCATTGAAGTCGAACGCCCCGTCAGGGAGGTCTTCATCCATGAGATAGAACGGACAGGCAGGGTGGAAAGGGAAGCGGGACTCGTACGGTTCAGTCTGGATGTGTCATGTTCGAAGGGGACGTACATACGTACGCTTGCTGTGGATATCGGAAGGCAACTTGGGGTCGAGGCCCACATGTCCGCCCTTGTCAGGACGGAATCATGCGGTCTGACACTGGATAGGGCAGTGACGCTCGAAGCACTCCAGGAAGGGGAGCCGCGGGGCTTCATCGTGCCGATATCGGAACTCATCGAAGACCTTCCATCGGTCGAAATCACCGACGAATCCTTCTTTTTCAAAATTCGTAATGGGCAGAAGATGGATAAATCTGATATCATTGAAAAAGTAGGGAAAGATGATGCAGATATGGTCGCCTTTACAAGCGAAGGCGTACCCGTCGGCATATACTATGATCATCCTGAACACACGGATATAATGAAACCATACAAAATGTTCAATATATAA
- the rbfA gene encoding 30S ribosome-binding factor RbfA: MSNRHERVAEEIKKVVSEALRTKVSDPDIGMVTVTDVELTKEMEIATIYYTSLNDNREEVEAGLDRAKGLVRSEVAKEIRIRKAPELQFKYDTSIEYGHKIENLLNEIKDK; encoded by the coding sequence ATGAGCAACAGACATGAAAGAGTTGCCGAAGAAATAAAAAAAGTGGTGAGTGAGGCACTCCGCACAAAAGTATCAGATCCCGATATCGGGATGGTTACAGTGACGGATGTCGAGCTGACTAAGGAGATGGAGATTGCGACGATCTACTACACTTCCCTGAACGACAATAGGGAGGAAGTGGAAGCGGGGCTCGACCGGGCGAAAGGTCTGGTCCGCTCCGAAGTGGCAAAGGAAATCAGGATAAGAAAAGCGCCGGAACTGCAGTTCAAGTATGATACTTCCATTGAGTACGGCCATAAGATCGAAAATCTTCTGAATGAAATCAAAGACAAATAA
- the infB gene encoding translation initiation factor IF-2: MSKIRIYEYAKECGVPSKKVIEFLQARNIEVKSHMKSLEDSEVNLLNKEFKKSGTSDSSSSNSGQSKSQNTQKGSQGGQNTQKGGQGNQQKGGQQRGGQGPQRNNRNHKPGAGNRNKNSRNQKPGNKQKNQNQKPEPVKKEVELPKNFTYQEGITVGELAEKIGVDSSKIIKDLFMVGIVANINQALDNDSVELIASDHGFTAELEVVVDDTDLENYFELGDDMNEERPSVVTIMGHVDHGKTTLLDSIRHTKVTAGEAGGITQHIGAYQIESGGKKITFLDTPGHAAFTTMRARGAQVTDITVLVVAADDGVMPQTIEAINHAKAAEVPIIVAVNKMDKPTANPERVMTELGEHGLYPEDWGGDTIFVSLSALSGEGIEDLLEMITLVGEVAELKTKSDRPAVGTVIEAELDKSRGPAASLLVQHGTLKVGDSIVVGNTFGKVRAMVDDLGRRIQEAGPSTPVEITGLNAVPHAGDRFVVFKDDKTARSIGEARSEEQVMKDREQTSAVTLDNLFEQMKEGETKDLNLIIKGDVQGSVEALSASLMKIDVEGVNVRIIHTGVGAINESDVTLASASEAIIIGFNVRPDVNAKKAAEREKVDMRLHRIIYNVIEEIESAMKGMLDPEYEEKVIGNVEVRQTFKVSKVGTIAGAYVTDGKITRDSGVRVIREGIVIYEGELDTLKRFKDDAKEVTAGYECGLTIKNFNDLKEGDQIEPYIMVEIER; this comes from the coding sequence ATGAGTAAAATCAGAATCTACGAATATGCAAAAGAATGTGGAGTACCAAGCAAAAAGGTGATTGAGTTCCTGCAGGCGAGGAATATCGAAGTGAAGAGCCACATGAAATCACTCGAAGACAGCGAGGTCAACCTCCTCAACAAGGAATTCAAGAAATCCGGCACTTCAGACAGCAGCTCCAGCAACAGCGGACAGTCGAAAAGCCAGAATACCCAAAAAGGCAGCCAAGGTGGTCAGAACACCCAAAAAGGCGGCCAAGGCAACCAGCAGAAGGGCGGCCAGCAGAGGGGCGGCCAGGGGCCACAGAGGAACAACAGGAACCATAAGCCTGGTGCAGGCAACAGGAACAAGAACAGCCGCAACCAGAAACCTGGAAACAAGCAGAAGAACCAGAACCAGAAGCCTGAGCCGGTCAAAAAAGAGGTCGAACTTCCTAAGAACTTCACCTATCAGGAAGGCATCACAGTCGGTGAACTGGCCGAGAAGATTGGCGTGGATTCCTCGAAGATCATCAAAGACCTCTTTATGGTGGGCATCGTAGCCAATATCAACCAGGCGTTGGACAATGATTCAGTGGAACTGATCGCCAGCGACCATGGCTTCACTGCCGAACTCGAAGTCGTGGTGGACGATACGGACCTTGAAAACTATTTCGAGCTCGGTGACGACATGAATGAAGAGCGTCCAAGCGTCGTTACCATCATGGGCCACGTCGACCACGGTAAGACGACACTGCTCGATTCCATCCGCCATACGAAAGTGACGGCAGGGGAAGCGGGCGGCATCACGCAGCACATCGGTGCCTACCAGATCGAGTCGGGCGGCAAGAAGATCACGTTCCTCGACACACCGGGACACGCTGCATTCACAACGATGCGTGCACGCGGTGCGCAGGTGACGGACATCACAGTGCTCGTCGTTGCTGCCGATGATGGTGTAATGCCTCAGACGATTGAAGCGATCAACCACGCGAAAGCGGCGGAAGTGCCGATCATCGTCGCCGTCAACAAGATGGACAAGCCGACGGCGAATCCTGAGCGCGTCATGACGGAACTCGGCGAACATGGCCTCTATCCGGAAGACTGGGGTGGAGACACGATCTTCGTTTCCCTTTCTGCACTGAGTGGAGAGGGCATTGAAGATCTCCTTGAAATGATCACACTCGTCGGCGAAGTTGCAGAACTGAAGACGAAGAGTGACAGGCCGGCAGTCGGCACAGTCATCGAGGCGGAGCTCGACAAGTCAAGGGGCCCTGCCGCATCACTGCTCGTCCAGCACGGCACGCTGAAGGTCGGCGACTCGATTGTTGTCGGGAATACATTCGGCAAGGTCAGGGCAATGGTCGATGATCTTGGACGTCGCATCCAGGAGGCTGGTCCATCCACGCCTGTCGAAATCACAGGGCTGAACGCCGTGCCGCATGCAGGCGACCGTTTCGTCGTCTTCAAGGATGACAAGACAGCACGCAGCATCGGTGAAGCGAGAAGCGAAGAGCAGGTCATGAAGGATCGTGAGCAGACATCTGCAGTCACACTGGACAACCTTTTCGAACAGATGAAGGAAGGCGAAACGAAGGACCTCAACCTCATCATCAAAGGGGACGTGCAAGGCTCTGTCGAAGCATTGAGCGCCTCCCTGATGAAAATCGATGTGGAAGGCGTCAATGTACGCATCATCCACACGGGCGTCGGTGCAATCAACGAATCCGACGTTACACTCGCCTCCGCATCCGAAGCGATCATCATCGGCTTCAACGTCCGTCCGGATGTCAATGCCAAGAAGGCGGCAGAACGTGAGAAAGTCGATATGAGGCTCCACCGCATCATCTACAACGTCATCGAAGAGATAGAATCTGCGATGAAGGGCATGCTCGATCCCGAGTATGAAGAGAAGGTCATCGGCAACGTGGAAGTCCGCCAGACATTCAAAGTCTCCAAGGTGGGCACAATCGCCGGCGCCTATGTCACTGACGGTAAAATCACCAGGGATTCAGGTGTAAGAGTCATCAGAGAGGGTATAGTAATCTACGAAGGTGAACTGGATACCCTCAAGCGTTTCAAAGACGACGCCAAGGAAGTGACCGCGGGCTACGAATGCGGTCTGACGATCAAGAACTTCAATGACCTTAAAGAGGGGGACCAGATCGAACCTTATATCATGGTTGAAATTGAAAGGTGA
- a CDS encoding ribosomal L7Ae/L30e/S12e/Gadd45 family protein, giving the protein MTDRVLNLLGLAKRAGMLTTGEEKTIESIQRNRAKAVFLASDAGGSTAKKVRDKCNYYEIPLIDDYTNEALSSATGAPNRVVLSVTDPGFSRKMLQLKEKGK; this is encoded by the coding sequence ATGACCGACAGGGTATTGAATCTTTTGGGACTGGCCAAGCGCGCCGGCATGTTGACGACCGGGGAAGAAAAGACGATAGAATCCATCCAGCGCAACAGGGCCAAGGCCGTATTCCTGGCCAGCGATGCAGGTGGCAGTACAGCAAAGAAAGTCAGAGATAAATGCAACTACTATGAAATACCGTTGATTGATGATTACACCAACGAGGCGCTGAGCTCCGCTACAGGCGCTCCGAACCGGGTTGTATTGTCAGTTACAGATCCAGGTTTCAGCCGGAAGATGCTGCAGCTTAAAGAGAAAGGAAAGTGA
- the rnpM gene encoding RNase P modulator RnpM yields the protein MKKKVPLRKCILTNEMHPKKDLLRIVVTKEREVFVDPTGKKNGRGSYVVKDLEKVEAARKGRKLEGRLGFDSDTLSPVYDEIIRLIYREDIPKR from the coding sequence ATGAAGAAGAAAGTACCGCTCAGAAAATGTATCCTTACCAATGAAATGCATCCGAAGAAAGATCTGCTCCGTATTGTCGTGACGAAAGAGCGAGAGGTCTTCGTCGATCCGACGGGCAAGAAGAACGGACGCGGCAGCTACGTGGTCAAAGATCTCGAAAAGGTCGAAGCTGCACGCAAAGGCAGGAAGCTTGAAGGCAGGCTCGGTTTCGACAGTGATACGCTTTCCCCGGTATACGATGAAATCATCCGCCTGATCTACCGCGAGGACATACCGAAAAGATGA
- the nusA gene encoding transcription termination factor NusA, which produces MNQELLNAIEYLEKEKSIPNEVLVETIEAALLTAYKKNYSQHKNVKVDLNMENGSYRVVSRKDVVEEVEDPTAEIDLETARTVNPAYEIGDPYDEDVTPKDFNRVGAQAAKQAVMQRLRDAERGILYNEFIDKEDEIMTGLIDRVDHRFVHIQLGRTDAVLSESERMPNEVYRPNDRIKVYVNKVEQTTKGPQIFVSRTHPNLLKRLFEKEVPEIFDGTVEVMSVAREAGERSKISVHAQNPDVDAVGSCVGARGARVEAIVNELSGEKIDIVLWNEDPRVFVKNALSPSQVVEVIVDEDNQSTMVIVPDNQLSLAIGKRGQNARLAAKLTGWKIDIKSESDAREEGVIE; this is translated from the coding sequence GTGAACCAGGAACTACTGAATGCAATTGAATACCTTGAAAAGGAAAAGAGCATTCCAAACGAAGTGCTTGTCGAAACGATAGAGGCGGCACTTCTTACAGCCTATAAAAAGAACTACTCACAGCATAAGAACGTCAAGGTGGACCTGAATATGGAAAACGGCTCATACCGTGTCGTTTCCCGGAAGGATGTGGTCGAGGAGGTCGAGGATCCCACTGCGGAAATCGACCTTGAAACCGCCCGTACGGTCAATCCGGCATATGAAATCGGAGACCCCTACGACGAGGATGTCACGCCGAAGGACTTCAACCGGGTGGGTGCCCAGGCCGCCAAACAGGCAGTGATGCAGCGTCTCCGTGATGCAGAACGGGGCATCCTGTACAACGAGTTCATCGATAAGGAGGACGAGATCATGACGGGGCTGATCGACCGTGTCGACCATCGTTTCGTCCATATCCAGCTGGGCCGGACGGACGCCGTATTGAGCGAATCCGAGAGGATGCCGAACGAGGTGTACCGTCCGAATGACAGGATCAAGGTCTATGTCAACAAGGTCGAGCAGACGACGAAGGGTCCACAAATATTCGTGTCACGGACACATCCGAATCTGCTGAAGCGCCTGTTCGAAAAGGAAGTGCCTGAAATCTTTGATGGGACTGTGGAGGTCATGAGTGTTGCGAGGGAAGCCGGTGAGCGTTCCAAGATCAGCGTCCATGCACAAAATCCAGATGTCGATGCGGTAGGTTCCTGCGTCGGTGCAAGGGGTGCCCGTGTGGAAGCGATCGTCAATGAGCTCTCGGGCGAGAAGATCGACATCGTCCTGTGGAACGAAGATCCGAGGGTGTTCGTCAAGAATGCCCTAAGCCCTTCGCAGGTAGTGGAAGTCATCGTGGATGAGGACAACCAGTCCACCATGGTGATCGTGCCGGACAACCAGCTCTCGCTTGCCATCGGCAAAAGAGGGCAGAATGCCCGTCTTGCTGCGAAGCTGACCGGTTGGAAAATCGATATCAAAAGTGAATCAGACGCCCGTGAAGAAGGCGTCATCGAATAA
- the rimP gene encoding ribosome maturation factor RimP, with amino-acid sequence MNRTEQDVMTHAQPLIEELGYKLIEVEYVKEGPDYYLRLYLDKKGGITLEDCAQASEVLGEKLDEWDIIKGGYFLDVSSPGAERPIKDDDDLEMTLNQGIYVKTYQQIDGNKEWTGILKDYDSDTVTIDYREKTRTKTVTIGRDRIATIRKAVIL; translated from the coding sequence GTGAATCGTACAGAACAGGATGTCATGACACATGCACAGCCGCTGATCGAGGAGTTGGGGTATAAGCTCATCGAAGTGGAATATGTGAAAGAGGGTCCTGACTACTATTTGAGGCTGTATCTTGACAAAAAGGGTGGCATCACACTCGAAGACTGTGCTCAGGCAAGTGAAGTACTGGGTGAAAAGCTCGATGAGTGGGATATCATCAAGGGAGGCTACTTCCTCGATGTCTCTTCTCCCGGCGCCGAACGTCCGATCAAAGATGACGACGACCTGGAAATGACATTGAACCAGGGGATATATGTCAAAACGTATCAGCAGATCGACGGCAACAAGGAATGGACAGGCATCTTAAAGGACTACGATTCTGATACAGTGACAATCGACTACAGGGAAAAAACCCGAACAAAGACGGTTACGATTGGCCGGGACAGGATTGCGACCATACGCAAAGCGGTAATATTATGA